In a single window of the Streptomyces sp. CGMCC 4.7035 genome:
- the ligD gene encoding non-homologous end-joining DNA ligase, whose amino-acid sequence MTPITEVEGRRLALSNLEKVLHPATGFTKAELLHYYATTANALLPHLRDRPLSFLRYPDGPDGQIFFAKNVPPGTPDWVTTAEVPRSEGPARMVLVQDLASLMWAANLVTEFHTPQWRIDTPDEADRLVFDLDPGPPATIVECCEVALWLRERLAADGIEAYAKTSGSKGLHLLAAVEPTPSQRTTEYAKQLAVEAEKALPRLVVHRMTRSLRPGKVFVDWSQNAARKTTATPYTLRARAEPTVSAPVTWEEVMDCASPGSLAFRAPDIGPRLQAYGDLLAPLFDTGRAGPLP is encoded by the coding sequence ATGACGCCGATCACAGAGGTGGAGGGGCGACGGCTCGCGCTCAGCAACCTGGAGAAGGTCCTCCATCCAGCGACCGGCTTCACCAAGGCCGAGCTGCTGCACTACTACGCGACCACCGCGAACGCGCTGCTCCCCCACCTGCGGGACCGCCCGCTGTCCTTCCTGCGCTACCCGGACGGCCCGGACGGCCAGATCTTCTTCGCCAAGAACGTGCCGCCGGGCACGCCCGACTGGGTCACCACGGCCGAGGTGCCGCGTTCGGAGGGGCCGGCCCGCATGGTGCTCGTCCAGGACCTGGCCAGCCTGATGTGGGCGGCCAACCTGGTCACCGAGTTCCACACCCCGCAGTGGCGCATCGACACGCCCGACGAGGCCGACCGGCTGGTCTTCGACCTCGATCCGGGCCCGCCCGCCACGATCGTCGAGTGCTGCGAGGTCGCCCTGTGGTTGCGGGAACGGCTCGCGGCGGACGGGATCGAGGCGTACGCGAAGACGTCCGGCTCGAAGGGGCTGCACCTGCTGGCGGCGGTGGAGCCGACGCCGTCGCAGCGGACGACGGAGTACGCCAAGCAGCTCGCCGTGGAGGCGGAGAAGGCGCTGCCCCGCCTCGTCGTCCACCGGATGACCCGCAGCCTGCGGCCCGGGAAGGTCTTCGTGGACTGGAGCCAGAACGCAGCCCGCAAGACGACGGCGACGCCCTATACGCTGCGTGCCCGGGCCGAACCCACCGTGTCGGCGCCCGTGACCTGGGAGGAGGTCATGGACTGCGCGTCCCCCGGCAGTCTCGCCTTCCGCGCGCCGGACATCGGTCCACGCCTCCAGGCGTACGGCGACCTACTGGCCCCGCTGTTCGACACCGGCCGGGCGGGACCACTGCCCTGA
- a CDS encoding FtsW/RodA/SpoVE family cell cycle protein → MIQPGMPGPRTATPAAADAPVPALRLPRRRGIELLLIVVAVLLCVYGYCAVGLAKHGAVPPGTARYGAGLGVLALLAHCAVRLRAPYADPLLLPIAVLLNGVGLVLIYRLDLETPGDRAAPAQLYWSTVGVALFIGVVLLLRHHRVLQRYTYVCVVAALALLILPIFFPAVNGARLWVQIAGFSIQPGEFAKVLLAVFFAGYLAANRQALAFAGRRVGRLQLPTGRVLGPVVAIWLVSVGVLVLERDLGTSLLFFGLFVVLLYVATGRTGWIAVGLLLAVLGAFAVGRVEPHVHGRVADWLHPFASIEAGQGPGQLAQSLFAFAAGGVLGTGLGLGHSILIGFAVKSDFILATAGEELGLAGLSALFLLYALLVERGYRAGLALRDPFGRLLAIGLASIVALQVFVIAGGVTGLIPLTGMAMPFLAQGGSSVVTNWIIVALLIRISDSARGQYDGTATP, encoded by the coding sequence ATGATCCAGCCCGGAATGCCAGGACCGAGAACGGCGACGCCGGCGGCGGCCGACGCCCCCGTACCCGCCTTACGCCTGCCCCGGCGCCGCGGCATCGAGCTCCTCCTCATCGTCGTCGCCGTACTGCTCTGCGTGTACGGCTACTGCGCGGTCGGTCTGGCGAAACACGGCGCCGTACCGCCCGGCACCGCCCGTTACGGCGCCGGGCTCGGGGTGCTCGCGCTGCTCGCGCACTGCGCCGTGCGCCTGCGGGCCCCGTACGCCGACCCCCTGCTGCTGCCCATCGCCGTGCTGCTCAACGGCGTGGGCCTGGTGCTGATCTACCGTCTCGACCTGGAGACCCCGGGCGACCGGGCGGCCCCCGCCCAGCTGTACTGGTCGACGGTCGGGGTGGCGCTCTTCATCGGCGTCGTGCTGCTGCTGCGCCACCACCGGGTGCTCCAGCGCTACACGTACGTCTGCGTGGTCGCCGCCCTCGCCCTGCTCATCCTGCCGATCTTCTTCCCGGCGGTGAACGGCGCCCGGCTCTGGGTCCAGATCGCCGGGTTCTCCATCCAGCCGGGCGAGTTCGCGAAGGTGCTGCTGGCGGTGTTCTTCGCCGGATACCTGGCCGCCAACCGCCAGGCGCTGGCGTTCGCCGGCCGCCGTGTGGGGAGGCTCCAGCTGCCCACCGGACGTGTTCTCGGCCCGGTCGTGGCGATCTGGCTGGTGAGCGTGGGGGTGCTGGTCCTGGAGCGGGACCTCGGGACCTCGCTGCTGTTCTTCGGCCTGTTCGTGGTGCTGCTGTACGTCGCCACGGGCCGCACCGGCTGGATCGCGGTCGGGCTGCTGCTCGCGGTCCTCGGCGCGTTCGCCGTGGGCCGGGTGGAGCCGCACGTGCACGGCCGGGTCGCGGACTGGCTCCACCCCTTCGCGTCGATCGAGGCGGGCCAGGGCCCGGGCCAGCTCGCCCAGTCCCTGTTCGCGTTCGCCGCCGGCGGCGTGCTCGGCACCGGGCTCGGCCTCGGCCACTCGATCCTCATCGGCTTCGCCGTCAAGTCGGACTTCATCCTGGCGACGGCGGGCGAGGAGCTGGGCCTCGCGGGCCTGTCCGCGCTCTTCCTGCTCTACGCCCTGCTGGTGGAGCGCGGCTACCGGGCGGGCCTGGCGCTGCGCGACCCGTTCGGGCGCCTGCTCGCCATCGGTCTCGCGTCGATCGTCGCGCTCCAGGTGTTCGTGATCGCGGGCGGGGTGACGGGCCTGATCCCGCTCACGGGCATGGCCATGCCCTTCCTGGCGCAGGGCGGCTCCTCGGTCGTCACCAATTGGATCATCGTCGCGCTGCTGATCCGGATCAGCGACTCGGCGCGCGGCCAGTACGACGGGACGGCGACGCCGTGA
- a CDS encoding nuclease-related domain-containing protein — translation MSGLRVIPTWRHGQERLYVCGADGRNVAWYDREAGRVNLIGEDRRQDVLDALGPFLTGPVTVGPPPVPTPAELARLSLHPDDDLAPNRPGEALVIALDRDPGAAHRLRPDPRRRALAAEEAVGEALDRLEGAGWHTLHSVPLPGGDRVHHLVIGPGGLFAVHSLHARRQRVLVADPMVTVGRHEPWPLLRRVRADAARASYALTAEVHPVLALMEPARLEITTPLRELRVLKDTDVPALARLGGVLKPADVEALHAMARDRHTWARV, via the coding sequence ATGAGTGGACTGCGCGTCATACCGACCTGGCGGCACGGACAGGAACGCCTGTACGTATGCGGCGCCGACGGCAGGAATGTCGCCTGGTACGACCGTGAGGCGGGCCGGGTCAATCTGATCGGCGAGGACCGGCGTCAGGACGTGCTCGACGCCCTCGGCCCGTTCCTGACCGGCCCGGTGACGGTGGGGCCGCCGCCCGTCCCCACCCCCGCGGAGCTGGCCCGGCTCTCCCTCCACCCCGACGACGACCTGGCGCCCAACCGGCCCGGCGAGGCGCTGGTGATCGCCCTGGACCGGGATCCGGGGGCCGCCCACCGGCTGCGCCCGGACCCGAGGCGCCGGGCGCTCGCCGCCGAGGAGGCCGTCGGTGAGGCGCTGGACCGGCTGGAGGGCGCGGGCTGGCACACTCTGCACTCGGTGCCGCTGCCCGGCGGCGACCGCGTCCACCACCTGGTGATCGGCCCCGGCGGCCTGTTCGCGGTGCACTCGCTCCACGCCCGCAGACAACGGGTCCTCGTCGCCGACCCGATGGTGACGGTGGGCCGCCACGAGCCGTGGCCTCTGCTGCGCCGGGTGCGGGCCGACGCGGCCCGGGCGTCGTACGCCCTGACCGCCGAGGTCCACCCGGTCCTGGCCCTGATGGAGCCGGCCCGCCTGGAGATCACCACCCCGCTCCGCGAGCTCCGCGTTCTCAAGGACACCGACGTCCCGGCCCTCGCCCGCCTGGGCGGTGTGCTCAAACCGGCGGACGTGGAGGCCCTGCACGCGATGGCGCGGGACCGGCATACGTGGGCGCGGGTGTGA
- the ku gene encoding non-homologous end joining protein Ku — translation MRSIWNGAISFGLVSIPIKLVNATESHSISFRQIHMEDGGRIRYRKFCELEDREVSGAEIGKGYEDADGTIIPISEEDLAQLPIPTARTIEIVAFVPFERIDPLHMDSAYYLAASGAPAAKPYTLLREALKRSNKVAIAKFALRGRERLGMLRVVEDAIAMHGLLWPDEVRAPEGVAPDTRVTVNDKELDLADALMDTLGEVDLGDLHDEYREALEELIAAKAAGETPPQAPEPAVSGKVLDLMAALEKSVRAAKESRGEAAGETAGEEAEVRRLPARKTARAQPKEVGGKKSTAKKAAARKTAAKKTAAKSTSTAKSESTAKSTSAAKPTATTKKTAAKKTAAKKTTARKRPA, via the coding sequence GTGCGATCCATCTGGAACGGCGCCATCTCGTTCGGCCTGGTCAGCATCCCCATCAAGCTGGTGAACGCCACCGAGAGCCACTCGATCTCCTTCCGCCAGATCCATATGGAGGACGGCGGACGCATCCGCTACCGCAAGTTCTGCGAGCTGGAGGACCGCGAGGTCTCGGGTGCGGAGATCGGCAAGGGGTACGAGGACGCGGACGGCACGATCATCCCGATCAGCGAGGAGGATCTGGCCCAGCTGCCGATCCCGACGGCCAGGACGATCGAGATCGTGGCCTTCGTGCCGTTCGAGCGGATCGACCCGCTCCACATGGACAGCGCGTACTACCTCGCCGCGAGCGGCGCCCCGGCCGCCAAGCCGTACACGCTGCTGCGCGAGGCCCTGAAGCGCAGCAACAAGGTCGCCATCGCCAAGTTCGCGCTGCGCGGCCGGGAGCGCCTGGGCATGCTGCGGGTGGTGGAGGACGCCATCGCGATGCACGGGCTGCTGTGGCCGGACGAGGTCCGCGCCCCCGAGGGCGTCGCCCCGGACACGAGGGTCACGGTCAACGACAAGGAACTCGATCTCGCGGACGCCCTCATGGACACCCTCGGCGAGGTCGACCTGGGTGACCTGCACGACGAGTACCGCGAGGCCCTGGAGGAGCTCATCGCCGCGAAGGCCGCGGGCGAGACACCCCCACAGGCCCCCGAACCGGCGGTGAGCGGCAAGGTCCTCGACCTGATGGCCGCGCTGGAGAAGAGCGTGCGCGCGGCGAAGGAGTCGCGCGGCGAGGCGGCCGGCGAGACGGCCGGTGAGGAGGCCGAGGTCAGACGCCTGCCGGCCCGGAAGACAGCGCGGGCGCAGCCGAAGGAGGTCGGGGGCAAGAAGTCGACGGCGAAGAAGGCGGCGGCCAGGAAGACCGCCGCGAAGAAGACGGCGGCGAAGTCGACGTCCACGGCGAAGTCCGAGTCCACGGCGAAGTCGACGTCGGCGGCGAAGCCGACCGCTACGACGAAGAAGACGGCGGCGAAGAAGACAGCGGCGAAGAAGACGACGGCACGCAAGCGGCCGGCGTGA
- a CDS encoding protein-tyrosine phosphatase family protein: MRTRRKQPDVPAPDSPWNEIVPGLWMGGHEFAGSSGELEFAVVRDEFDLVLTLLRLPGHGPDDGVEHHVWPIPDGPLDGTQIAGVMRLAQAADDAMEEGRRVLVRCYHGYNRSGLVVAHALVRAGHTAEEAIRLIRARRGPWALHNALFVEYLRAGLDTARLLEELAE; the protein is encoded by the coding sequence TTGCGGACCCGCAGAAAGCAACCCGATGTACCCGCTCCGGACAGTCCGTGGAACGAGATCGTGCCCGGCCTGTGGATGGGCGGGCACGAGTTCGCGGGGAGTTCCGGAGAGCTGGAGTTCGCCGTCGTGCGCGACGAGTTCGATCTGGTGCTGACCCTGTTGCGGCTGCCGGGGCACGGGCCGGACGACGGGGTCGAGCACCATGTGTGGCCGATTCCGGACGGGCCGCTCGACGGAACGCAGATCGCCGGCGTGATGCGGCTCGCGCAGGCGGCCGACGACGCCATGGAGGAGGGCCGCCGGGTCCTCGTGCGCTGCTATCACGGCTACAACCGCTCGGGCCTCGTCGTCGCGCACGCGCTCGTACGGGCCGGTCACACCGCCGAGGAGGCGATCCGGCTGATCCGCGCCCGCCGCGGCCCCTGGGCGCTGCACAACGCGCTGTTCGTGGAGTATCTGCGGGCCGGCCTGGACACGGCCCGTCTCCTGGAGGAACTCGCGGAGTGA
- a CDS encoding ferritin-like domain-containing protein produces MPTHELYAKDPGDPLWQVPASGAARFSWEYDDGRDRLLALYQKGKDKQWDGQKRIDWDLEVDPYDSLGTPDEAMTLYGTPYWAKMTDRDKGELRKNYASWQFSQFLHGEQGAMVCAARIVESVPDLDAKFYSATQTMDEARHAEIYARFLHEKIGMVYPINDNLQALLGDTLRDSRWDMPYLGMQVLIEGLALAAFGMIRDTTNKPLPQQILAYVMQDEARHVAFGRMALRDHYKQLTDAELREREEFVIEGCYLMRDRLRGEEVLENFGIPKAEAAELSENSEFLRLFRQLLFSRIVPCVKDIGLWGKRLQQAYVDMGVFEMGDSNLDLLMAQDEEIAEKLDAERFAAEEEARVAEVTEAIEEGTAAAG; encoded by the coding sequence ATGCCGACGCATGAGCTGTACGCCAAGGACCCGGGAGACCCCCTCTGGCAGGTGCCCGCGAGCGGTGCGGCCCGGTTCAGCTGGGAGTACGACGACGGACGCGACCGGCTGCTCGCCCTGTACCAGAAGGGCAAGGACAAGCAGTGGGACGGGCAGAAGCGGATCGACTGGGACCTGGAGGTCGACCCGTACGACTCCCTCGGCACGCCGGACGAGGCGATGACCCTCTACGGGACGCCGTACTGGGCGAAGATGACCGACAGGGACAAGGGCGAGCTGCGCAAGAACTACGCCTCCTGGCAGTTCAGCCAGTTCCTGCACGGAGAGCAGGGCGCGATGGTGTGCGCGGCCCGGATCGTGGAGTCCGTGCCCGATCTGGACGCGAAGTTCTACTCGGCGACCCAGACGATGGACGAGGCGCGGCACGCGGAGATCTACGCCCGCTTCCTGCACGAGAAGATCGGGATGGTGTACCCGATCAACGACAACCTCCAGGCACTCCTCGGGGACACCCTCCGCGACTCCCGCTGGGACATGCCCTACCTCGGCATGCAGGTGCTGATCGAAGGCCTGGCCCTCGCGGCCTTCGGCATGATCCGCGACACCACGAACAAGCCGCTGCCGCAACAGATCCTGGCGTACGTCATGCAGGACGAGGCCCGCCACGTGGCCTTCGGCCGCATGGCCCTGCGCGACCACTACAAGCAGCTCACGGACGCGGAACTGCGCGAACGCGAGGAATTCGTCATCGAGGGCTGCTATCTGATGCGCGACCGCCTGCGCGGGGAGGAGGTGCTGGAGAACTTCGGCATCCCCAAGGCCGAGGCGGCCGAACTCAGCGAGAATTCCGAGTTCCTGCGGCTCTTCCGGCAGCTGCTCTTCAGCCGCATCGTCCCGTGCGTCAAGGACATCGGCCTGTGGGGCAAACGCCTCCAGCAGGCGTACGTCGACATGGGCGTCTTCGAGATGGGCGACTCGAACCTGGACCTGCTGATGGCCCAGGACGAGGAGATCGCCGAGAAACTGGACGCGGAACGCTTCGCCGCGGAGGAGGAGGCCCGCGTCGCGGAGGTGACGGAGGCCATCGAGGAGGGAACGGCCGCCGCGGGGTGA
- a CDS encoding peptidoglycan D,D-transpeptidase FtsI family protein, producing the protein MSRYIRRAAALCAVLLVALLANATRVQIFESSRYEANPANRRQTIARYGQARGDILVDGLAVTGSRDAGGMFRYERTYKDGPLYAPVTGFASQVYGTTLLENARDAVLAGTDPLLEPLVPLWNEVTRSRNPGGNVVTTLNGAAQRAAYRRLAGRTGAVAALEPSTGRILALVSTPSYDPAELSGSKESVTRAWTRLNADAARPMLNRAIRQTYPPGSTFKVVTAAAALEAGVVRDLDAPTASEDPYRLPGTTTRLSNEVHGCEDASLRYAFEWSCNTVFAKLGVRVGLKNMTGTAANFGFNNRKLNIPFSVAPSTFDRKLDKAQLAMSSIGQFDTRATPLQMAMIAAAVAGGGSVKEPYLVDRTTTRAGETVSVTEPRTLHQAMSAATAAQLREMMTDVVEQGTGRNAAIPGVTVGGKTGTAQHGVGNSAKPYAWFISWAQPYDALEPAVAVAVVVEDAAGRRGEVSGGGDAAPIAKAVMEAVLASRPGGKSGRR; encoded by the coding sequence GTGAGCCGGTACATCCGCCGGGCGGCGGCCCTGTGCGCGGTGCTCCTGGTCGCCCTGCTGGCGAACGCCACCCGGGTGCAGATCTTCGAGTCCTCCCGTTACGAGGCCAACCCCGCCAACCGCCGGCAGACCATCGCGCGGTACGGCCAGGCGCGCGGCGACATCCTGGTCGACGGCCTCGCGGTGACCGGCTCCCGGGACGCGGGCGGGATGTTCCGCTACGAACGCACGTACAAGGACGGCCCGCTGTACGCCCCGGTGACCGGCTTCGCCTCGCAGGTGTACGGGACGACGCTGCTGGAGAACGCGCGGGACGCGGTGCTCGCGGGCACCGACCCGTTGCTGGAGCCGCTCGTTCCGCTGTGGAACGAGGTCACGCGGTCACGCAACCCCGGAGGCAACGTCGTCACCACGCTCAACGGGGCGGCGCAGCGGGCGGCGTACCGGCGCCTGGCCGGGCGCACCGGCGCGGTGGCGGCGCTGGAACCGTCGACCGGGCGCATCCTGGCGCTGGTCTCGACGCCGTCGTACGACCCCGCGGAGCTGTCCGGGTCCAAGGAGTCCGTCACCCGGGCCTGGACCCGGCTGAACGCGGACGCGGCGCGGCCGATGCTCAACCGGGCGATCCGGCAGACGTATCCGCCCGGTTCGACGTTCAAGGTGGTGACGGCCGCGGCGGCGCTGGAGGCGGGGGTGGTGAGGGACCTCGACGCGCCGACGGCGTCCGAGGACCCCTATCGGCTGCCCGGCACGACGACCCGGCTGAGCAACGAGGTGCACGGCTGCGAGGACGCGTCGCTGCGGTATGCCTTCGAGTGGTCGTGCAACACGGTGTTCGCGAAGCTCGGCGTGCGGGTGGGGCTCAAGAACATGACGGGCACGGCGGCGAACTTCGGCTTCAATAACCGGAAGCTGAATATTCCCTTCTCGGTGGCGCCGAGCACCTTCGATCGGAAGCTGGACAAGGCGCAGCTCGCGATGTCCTCGATCGGGCAGTTCGACACGCGGGCGACGCCGTTGCAGATGGCGATGATCGCGGCGGCGGTGGCGGGCGGGGGCTCGGTGAAGGAGCCGTACCTGGTGGACAGGACGACGACTCGTGCGGGCGAGACGGTCTCGGTGACCGAGCCGCGCACCCTGCACCAGGCGATGAGCGCGGCGACCGCGGCGCAGCTGCGGGAGATGATGACGGACGTGGTGGAGCAGGGGACGGGCAGGAACGCGGCGATCCCCGGCGTCACGGTGGGCGGCAAGACGGGCACGGCCCAGCACGGTGTCGGCAACTCCGCGAAGCCGTACGCCTGGTTCATCTCCTGGGCGCAGCCCTATGACGCGCTGGAGCCGGCGGTGGCGGTCGCGGTGGTGGTGGAGGATGCGGCAGGCAGACGCGGGGAGGTCAGCGGGGGCGGGGACGCGGCGCCGATCGCGAAGGCGGTGATGGAGGCGGTGCTGGCGTCGCGCCCGGGCGGCAAGAGCGGCAGGAGGTGA